Proteins from a genomic interval of Sphingobacterium lactis:
- a CDS encoding MlaD family protein — protein sequence MAASERKRSIIVGLFTFIGLIILIAGILVLGTQQNKFSKNLTVTTYFKDVKGLKVGNNVWFSGVKVGIIKEISFQSVENVKVVMNVEEKSSKFIRKDVIATLSSDGLIGNAIISLVGGSENVPAIENNDEIKSGVSGGMDAMLATLQVNNENLVEITKNFAALSQNLVEGKGAVGAMMTDETIAANLKQSITTLNGTMGQANQAVNNLVVLTKKLNNNSGLIHELSTDTAVFASLRESAAQLQGVTQTANALMANLNQTTARLNDKDNAIGVLTNDPEAANEIKQILRNLNTSTEKLDENMEALQSNFLLRGFFKKKAKEEAAAQDTTK from the coding sequence ATGGCAGCATCAGAAAGAAAACGATCGATCATAGTAGGTTTATTTACCTTCATTGGATTAATCATTTTAATAGCCGGGATTTTGGTCCTAGGAACGCAACAGAATAAGTTCAGTAAGAACTTGACTGTCACGACATACTTTAAAGATGTGAAGGGCTTGAAAGTTGGGAATAACGTATGGTTCTCGGGTGTGAAGGTCGGTATCATCAAGGAAATCAGTTTTCAGAGTGTTGAAAACGTGAAGGTCGTGATGAATGTAGAAGAAAAATCAAGTAAGTTTATCCGTAAGGATGTCATCGCAACGCTGAGCTCCGATGGTTTGATCGGTAATGCGATCATCAGTTTGGTCGGTGGTTCGGAAAATGTTCCGGCAATCGAGAACAACGACGAGATCAAGTCCGGTGTTTCCGGCGGTATGGACGCTATGTTGGCCACGCTGCAGGTGAACAACGAGAACTTGGTGGAGATCACGAAGAACTTTGCGGCACTTTCGCAGAATTTGGTAGAAGGCAAAGGGGCGGTTGGCGCCATGATGACCGATGAAACTATTGCTGCTAACTTGAAGCAATCCATCACCACACTGAATGGCACCATGGGCCAGGCCAATCAAGCTGTTAACAATTTGGTTGTCCTGACGAAGAAATTGAACAACAATTCGGGTCTTATCCATGAGCTGAGTACCGATACTGCGGTATTTGCGAGCTTACGGGAATCGGCAGCGCAGTTGCAAGGTGTTACGCAGACTGCCAATGCGCTGATGGCCAACCTGAATCAAACAACGGCACGCCTGAACGATAAGGATAATGCAATCGGAGTGTTGACCAATGATCCAGAAGCAGCGAATGAAATCAAGCAGATCCTGAGAAACCTGAATACCAGTACCGAGAAATTGGATGAGAACATGGAAGCTTTGCAGAGCAACTTCCTACTGCGCGGGTTTTTCAAGAAAAAAGCCAAAGAAGAGGCTGCTGCTCAAGATACCACGAAATAA
- a CDS encoding ABC transporter ATP-binding protein, which translates to MEQKKPVHIDYNDVVIHVDNVSKSFGDLHVLRNVDLKLYNGENLVVLGRSGTGKSVLIKLISGLLMPDSGQINVLGEVVNDLNEKELRALRLRIGFSFQNSALYDSMTVRENLEFPLVRNKRNLTRAEINREVEDVLDGVGLLRTINQMPSELSGGQRKRIGIARTLILRPDIMMYDEPTAGLDPITCLDINSLINEVQERYKTSSIIITHDLACAKMVGDRVAMLLDGKFERVGKFSEIFDTEDERVKPFYDYNFIV; encoded by the coding sequence ATGGAACAGAAGAAACCAGTACATATAGATTATAACGATGTCGTCATTCATGTTGACAATGTGAGCAAATCCTTCGGGGATCTGCACGTGTTGCGGAATGTCGACCTGAAATTATATAATGGCGAGAACTTGGTGGTCTTGGGTCGTTCCGGTACGGGTAAGTCCGTATTGATCAAACTGATCTCCGGATTGTTGATGCCCGACTCCGGGCAGATCAATGTCCTGGGGGAGGTTGTGAATGACCTGAATGAGAAAGAATTGCGCGCTTTGCGCCTGCGCATCGGTTTTTCTTTCCAGAACAGTGCACTGTACGACAGTATGACGGTTCGGGAGAACTTGGAATTCCCGTTGGTCCGGAATAAGCGGAACCTGACACGTGCAGAAATCAACCGTGAGGTGGAGGATGTACTGGATGGGGTAGGCCTTTTGCGTACCATCAACCAGATGCCTTCGGAGCTATCCGGTGGACAGCGCAAGCGGATCGGTATTGCGCGGACCCTGATCCTGCGTCCGGACATCATGATGTACGATGAACCGACAGCCGGTTTGGATCCCATCACCTGTTTGGACATCAACAGCCTGATCAATGAGGTTCAGGAACGTTATAAAACTTCTTCGATCATCATTACCCACGATTTGGCCTGTGCCAAGATGGTAGGTGATCGGGTAGCAATGCTTTTGGATGGGAAATTTGAACGCGTGGGCAAGTTTTCCGAAATTTTTGACACAGAAGATGAAAGGGTTAAGCCTTTCTATGATTATAATTTTATTGTATAA